TGTACTCTGCATCATTTGTCGATGCACGATCAGAGTGCAACCGGTCGATCTCGTCTGACACCCGTTCAGACATCTCTCCATTGGCATACACTCTGCAAGCTCCGAGCAGAGTGCCCCAGATGACCTCATTAGGTTCCACGGCCATGTTATTGACGATCACGTAAGCTTCCTCAAGTCTTCCAGCACGGGCCAAGAGATCAACCAGGCATCCGTAGTGCTCCACTCCAGCAGCAACTCCATACACGCCAAAACTGTTGAAGATTCTTAAACCTTCCTCCACAAACCCTCCGTGCGTGCAAGCTCCAAGCACGGCGAGAAGGGTGATCTCGTTAGGCTTCTGCTCCGAACACTCCATCTGGGAGAACAGACGTATTGCCTCATCGCTCCTGCCATGGCTAGCAAGTGCAGAGATCATTGTGTTCCAGCATTCAGTGTTCCTCCGGTGCATGTTGTCGAAAACCGTTCGTGCATATGCGAGGTCACCACACTTGGCGTACATATCAACCAAGCCATTCAAAACAAAGTGGTTCTTCCGGATATGCTTCTTGTTGATGAAATCGTGGACCTTTCGTCCTTGCTCTAGTGACCCAAGCTGCGCGCAGGCAGACAACAAACTAGCCATGGTGAACTCGTCCGGCTTGACCCTGTCCTCCAACATCCGGTGAAAAGCCTGCAGTGCCTCCTCACAGCACCCAATTTGCGCATACCCGGCAATCAGCGCATTCCAGTTCACCAAGTTCCGCACCGGAATTCTGTCGAACATCTCTTGCGCATCATCGGCACTACCGGCCTTGAAGTAACCAGTGATCATCGACGACCACACAAACACGTTCCTCACGGGCATCGCGTCGAACATCTCCCTCGCGGTCTCCATATCACCAGCGGCCACATAACCGTGCACGACCACGGTCCACGTGACGACGGTCCGCAAACCCATCGGCATCGCCTCGAACCACCTCCGGGCCTCCGCCATGTCGCCCTTCTCCGCAAACCCACGTATCACCGTCGCCCACGTGACAGGCGTCCGGGAACCCATGTGAGAGAACAGCGCCTCGGCCTGGCCCATGTCGCCCGCCGCGGCGTACCCGGCGAGCATCGCGTTGCACGTGACGACGTTCCTCTCCGGCATTCCGTCGAACACGCCGCGCGCGTCGGCGATGAGGCCGCACTTGCAGTACATGGACACCAGCGTGGTGCCCACGAGCAGGTCCTGGGCAAAGGCGGCCTTGACGGCTTCGGCGTGGAGGGATCTACCGAAGCGGGGCTCGgcccgggaggcggcggccttgaGGAGGACGGGTAGGAGCGGCAGGTGATGCGTTTGCCGGGGCAGATTCTTGGCGTAGACGAGGGCGGCTTCCTGTAGGGAGGAATTGACGGCGTACTCCTTGACGAGGCgcgcccacctgtcagggtcATTGAACCCGGCCGTCAGGTAGTACGCGTGGAGCTGCTTCGCTCGGCTGGCCATGGGGGGTGGTGCCTCTCATCGGCTGCTAGGCGGGATGAGGTCTTATAATGCTGTTGACTGAAGTTAGAATTGAGTCTGGCAGATTGGTTTCTGCTGAATCGTCAACAGATTTGTAAAAGCATCGAACGTTGAGGGACAATTGTGAATAGTTCACAGTGCAAGTGTTAAGCGTTCACAGGTAAAAGCACTTCCCTATTACGAACGGAAAATATAACCAGGTTACTAATACCAGTAAGCATATTTTCCTGTTCCAGATAAACAATCAGATGATTCCGACATACAGTACTTAGAAGTAGTTATCATCATTCCCTGAACTGGCAGTAAGATATTATCAGTTTTCAGCAGACATCAGCATTTGCCGAAAGGTTAAGCCACATGATTCTACTTGAGCAGATATAGAGTATACAATACAAAAGGACAAAAactactacggagtacaaaaGGTCCCACTTCTACTGCCTAGAACGACTAAACGGCTTCAGCATCAACTGTCGGGTACTTCAGGCTTCACCCTCGCCATTCCGGGCTGCGCAGTCTCTGTTTCGTCGTCAGGTATGAGAGCTACTTCAAGCTTCAACCTAGATATCTCAGGCTTGTTCGCATCTTCGGGCTTCACACTTGCTACGTCAAGGTTTACGTCTGCTCCAGGAATTATTCTCTCCGGTTCATCatcagaggaagaggaagagctaCTGGACTCCGAGGAATCCTGTGGAGCATACACATCATCGCTGTCTTGATTCTCAATCTCCTCAAAATACTTCACCGTCTTCTTTTGCCTCTTCCCACGGCCAAGATCCACCTTCGGAGTAGCAGGCTTGAGAACTTTCAGGTCCTCGGCCTTGGGGGAGAGAGGTTCTTCGTCCTCACCACCATGAGCAAAGCTCACGATGCTCCCGAGATAACCGTTGTCGTCCGATTTGCACATCTCATCACTAGAAGGGTCTAACTTCAGCAGATTCTCGATGGCCTCGTCGTCATAATGGATTGACGTAGCACtgatcttcttcttgtccacAATTGCCTTGGCTCCATGGAGTAGTATGGACTGCAGCTCATCTGCAGTTGGCTTTTTGGAAGTGTTCATTAACATATTTTCAATGGCCAACTTCTGCTTAGACTTCTGCAGTATCTTCTCTTCAACGGAACATTTTGTAATAAGTTGGTAAACAACCACTGGCCTGGTCTGGCC
The Brachypodium distachyon strain Bd21 chromosome 2, Brachypodium_distachyon_v3.0, whole genome shotgun sequence genome window above contains:
- the LOC106866232 gene encoding chromodomain-helicase-DNA-binding protein 3-like, which encodes MTRMLDILEDFLSFLGYKYARIDGQTPLSVRQESIKEYNNTESETFIFLMSTRAGGLGIDLPGADRVIIYDPDFNPFMDLQAQSRAHRIGQTRPVVVYQLITKCSVEEKILQKSKQKLAIENMLMNTSKKPTADELQSILLHGAKAIVDKKKISATSIHYDDEAIENLLKLDPSSDEMCKSDDNGYLGSIVSFAHGGEDEEPLSPKAEDLKVLKPATPKVDLGRGKRQKKTVKYFEEIENQDSDDVYAPQDSSESSSSSSSSDDEPERIIPGADVNLDVASVKPEDANKPEISRLKLEVALIPDDETETAQPGMARVKPEVPDS
- the LOC104582913 gene encoding pentatricopeptide repeat-containing protein At3g21470, whose protein sequence is MASRAKQLHAYYLTAGFNDPDRWARLVKEYAVNSSLQEAALVYAKNLPRQTHHLPLLPVLLKAAASRAEPRFGRSLHAEAVKAAFAQDLLVGTTLVSMYCKCGLIADARGVFDGMPERNVVTCNAMLAGYAAAGDMGQAEALFSHMGSRTPVTWATVIRGFAEKGDMAEARRWFEAMPMGLRTVVTWTVVVHGYVAAGDMETAREMFDAMPVRNVFVWSSMITGYFKAGSADDAQEMFDRIPVRNLVNWNALIAGYAQIGCCEEALQAFHRMLEDRVKPDEFTMASLLSACAQLGSLEQGRKVHDFINKKHIRKNHFVLNGLVDMYAKCGDLAYARTVFDNMHRRNTECWNTMISALASHGRSDEAIRLFSQMECSEQKPNEITLLAVLGACTHGGFVEEGLRIFNSFGVYGVAAGVEHYGCLVDLLARAGRLEEAYVIVNNMAVEPNEVIWGTLLGACRVYANGEMSERVSDEIDRLHSDRASTNDAEYIMRSNILAASESWEQAERVRRKMASHGVEKTPGCSSVELDIAENKLYCRE